Proteins from one Mycolicibacter virginiensis genomic window:
- a CDS encoding HEPN domain-containing protein encodes MADRFPDHTAETIGQFQVVSTSLSTSEAEETGSIRRTGILRFGDKTVELEVSPGFNPMISWTQTGPGSHTGTSPKRRITDDAVVLGAIAHQPARVSLWGLRSRTRQLLGFSAPNQEEQHSREVLEVDWCLAGALFPDEDTEFQTVSLDVAGLHQFADMSSVCMQISEQGMAPLNWVYNPPDATTGRTATPRSGEVRFDPQVTFPVLDGPDLKVTTNTGLEILFEGTVPLPVVVSDIAVPIKSLLTILHGTDSRVRKLTVSTPAGDSADVYGHIIDRSAPRDIVNDLLLTLDAAGGADFIGRWLDLAKRTSPVPQILAAAYSGEFATVEAEALYMCTAAETLHRRLHPDDRRWTAETVQAGISGLATSTMPDDVRQALEQALSQYLSEPSFPTRIEALATRVSEVLPDCVGRVNRWKQAVTNQRNTLAHGLPSQSGNIDFTKMHYITRSLRWVLTLYLLLEAGVPPDKLAEATRANDRYERDWRNWRRVWPRVFATPA; translated from the coding sequence ATGGCAGATCGATTTCCGGACCACACCGCGGAGACAATCGGACAGTTCCAGGTGGTGTCGACCTCGCTTTCGACCAGTGAAGCTGAGGAGACCGGCTCGATTCGGCGCACGGGGATCCTGCGCTTCGGAGACAAAACGGTCGAACTTGAAGTAAGCCCCGGCTTCAACCCCATGATTTCGTGGACCCAGACCGGACCTGGATCGCATACCGGTACGTCACCGAAACGGCGTATCACGGACGACGCCGTCGTTCTCGGGGCAATTGCCCACCAACCCGCACGGGTGTCATTGTGGGGCCTCCGCAGTCGCACTCGGCAGTTGCTGGGATTCTCTGCACCGAACCAAGAAGAGCAGCACAGCCGTGAGGTTCTGGAGGTGGACTGGTGCCTCGCCGGCGCACTGTTTCCCGACGAGGATACCGAGTTTCAGACTGTGTCCCTGGATGTCGCTGGGCTTCACCAATTCGCCGATATGTCCAGTGTCTGCATGCAAATATCGGAGCAGGGCATGGCGCCCTTGAACTGGGTGTACAACCCACCGGACGCCACCACCGGAAGAACCGCGACACCGCGATCGGGAGAGGTACGGTTTGACCCTCAGGTGACCTTTCCCGTGCTCGACGGGCCAGACCTCAAAGTCACCACGAATACCGGGCTGGAGATCTTGTTCGAAGGCACCGTGCCACTGCCGGTGGTGGTTTCGGACATCGCTGTCCCAATTAAAAGTCTGTTGACGATCCTGCACGGAACCGACAGTCGCGTGCGAAAGTTGACGGTGTCGACGCCAGCCGGGGATTCGGCTGATGTGTACGGGCACATCATCGATCGGTCGGCACCCCGCGACATAGTGAACGATCTCCTTCTCACCCTGGACGCGGCCGGAGGTGCCGACTTCATCGGCCGCTGGCTGGACCTAGCGAAGCGGACATCTCCCGTGCCACAGATTTTGGCCGCCGCCTACTCCGGCGAGTTCGCAACAGTCGAAGCCGAAGCGCTGTACATGTGCACTGCCGCGGAGACCCTTCATCGCCGACTGCATCCAGACGACCGGCGGTGGACCGCCGAGACCGTGCAAGCAGGGATCTCTGGGCTCGCGACGTCCACTATGCCCGACGACGTGCGGCAAGCACTGGAGCAAGCGCTCAGTCAATACCTCTCCGAGCCGTCGTTCCCGACTCGGATCGAGGCACTAGCCACTCGCGTGAGCGAAGTGCTTCCGGACTGCGTCGGTCGAGTGAATCGATGGAAACAGGCGGTGACCAATCAGCGCAACACGCTGGCCCACGGCTTGCCCTCACAGTCCGGAAACATCGACTTCACGAAGATGCACTACATCACGAGATCCCTGCGCTGGGTCTTGACGCTGTACTTGCTGCTGGAAGCGGGGGTTCCGCCCGACAAGCTCGCAGAAGCAACTAGGGCGAACGATCGTTACGAACGTGACTGGCGCAACTGGCGGCGAGTGTGGCCGCGCGTCTTCGCAACTCCCGCCTGA
- a CDS encoding AAA family ATPase, giving the protein MLTDGTAEVLASTEFAAEFGFEGGTVISADELGAALRGIAPDEVTAALAVEAAERVWGGDERRHAAERRALKRARAARFGAQLASVTGADADALRAVCMNAVADAAPSRPEPVLDANADAGWFAATCNPLAVDGGYTDGGISHRIEAQARHAATPAVPTRTEIAAAVTAPEAAIVAALAAVPPAPIAPEPDQDELVLNAAAFERRVEAEQLREELRAFLARDPSNSEHEIAALMAMTVSDRAEVASAAKAGRLTRLGLTIRSLGATMVGSTQAWIRLREGVLTESRFVDGGSFIHSIPETTPAVWGSGEDVLWAEGEALVIAGPQGVGKSTMAGSLVLGMLNGGSDFLGYPVKRVDRVLYLAMDRPRQIARALRRQLGGIPEAELAQRLVVWQGPPPEDLAAHPDRLAAMCAEKGAQVVVIDSLKDAALGLATDEVGAGWNRARQTTLAAGVEVLELHHDRKTTDAAAPAIEKLYGSIWITSGAGSVIHLGGEPGDPVVKFRHLKQPSTEVAPFEIAHDGSTGTMTVHAGVDLLDLCRQPGGASAAQCASALFETDRPSSAEREKARRRLEKLRESGSVHRADVAGMAVYTAVNVTAVRVP; this is encoded by the coding sequence TTGCTCACCGACGGCACAGCGGAGGTGCTCGCTTCCACCGAGTTCGCCGCTGAGTTCGGGTTCGAGGGCGGCACCGTGATCAGTGCCGACGAGCTCGGCGCCGCCCTCAGGGGCATCGCCCCAGATGAGGTCACTGCTGCGCTGGCAGTGGAAGCCGCCGAGCGAGTTTGGGGGGGCGATGAACGCCGGCACGCAGCCGAGAGGAGAGCGCTCAAGAGAGCACGTGCGGCTCGGTTCGGAGCACAACTTGCGAGCGTCACCGGTGCCGACGCCGATGCGCTGCGGGCGGTGTGCATGAACGCCGTCGCCGACGCTGCGCCCTCTCGTCCGGAGCCTGTTTTGGACGCCAACGCCGACGCCGGGTGGTTCGCCGCGACCTGCAATCCGCTGGCCGTCGACGGCGGGTACACCGACGGCGGTATCTCCCACCGGATTGAGGCGCAGGCACGCCACGCGGCGACGCCGGCGGTGCCGACTCGGACGGAGATCGCGGCTGCGGTGACGGCGCCCGAAGCGGCGATCGTCGCGGCGCTGGCAGCGGTTCCGCCGGCACCGATCGCGCCCGAGCCCGATCAGGACGAGCTGGTTCTCAACGCCGCCGCGTTCGAGCGGCGGGTGGAGGCCGAGCAACTGAGAGAGGAATTGCGGGCATTCCTCGCCCGGGACCCCTCCAATTCGGAGCACGAGATCGCTGCTCTGATGGCCATGACCGTTTCCGATCGAGCGGAGGTCGCATCGGCCGCGAAGGCTGGTCGGCTCACCCGATTGGGGCTCACAATCCGAAGCCTCGGCGCCACGATGGTCGGCTCCACGCAGGCTTGGATCAGGCTGCGGGAAGGCGTGCTCACCGAATCACGGTTCGTCGACGGCGGCAGCTTCATCCACAGCATCCCAGAAACCACGCCCGCGGTGTGGGGCTCTGGCGAGGACGTGCTGTGGGCCGAAGGGGAGGCGCTGGTGATCGCAGGTCCGCAGGGCGTTGGAAAATCCACGATGGCGGGAAGCCTCGTGCTCGGGATGCTCAACGGCGGCTCCGATTTCCTCGGGTACCCGGTCAAGCGGGTGGACAGGGTCCTGTACCTGGCTATGGACCGCCCACGGCAGATCGCCCGCGCCCTGCGGCGGCAGCTCGGCGGGATCCCGGAGGCCGAGCTCGCGCAGCGGTTGGTCGTGTGGCAGGGGCCGCCGCCGGAAGATCTCGCGGCCCATCCGGATCGCCTGGCGGCGATGTGTGCGGAGAAAGGGGCGCAGGTAGTGGTGATCGATTCGCTCAAGGACGCCGCTCTCGGCCTGGCAACCGACGAAGTCGGTGCCGGATGGAACCGTGCCCGGCAAACGACGCTAGCGGCTGGTGTCGAGGTGCTGGAGCTGCATCACGACCGGAAAACGACCGACGCAGCTGCGCCCGCGATTGAGAAGCTTTACGGAAGCATCTGGATCACCAGCGGGGCCGGTTCGGTGATTCACCTCGGCGGCGAGCCCGGAGACCCGGTGGTGAAATTCCGGCACCTCAAGCAGCCATCCACGGAGGTCGCACCGTTCGAAATCGCACACGATGGTTCCACCGGAACCATGACCGTTCACGCCGGCGTGGACCTGCTGGACCTGTGCCGGCAGCCCGGCGGGGCAAGCGCCGCACAGTGCGCCTCTGCCCTGTTCGAAACCGATCGCCCCAGCTCGGCTGAGAGAGAAAAGGCACGCCGGCGTCTGGAGAAATTGCGGGAGTCCGGAAGCGTTCACCGAGCTGACGTCGCGGGAATGGCCGTGTACACCGCCGTCAATGTAACGGCCGTGCGGGTGCCGTGA
- a CDS encoding helix-turn-helix domain-containing protein, translated as MTTTFTAEPMLTVDDLVRVWGVTDESIRALISSGKLRAHRVGRLIRIRPEDAETYLESTATVPAAVTVTVTAAGLGSSHGAVTIAGKTVAGDTSALTEALWNVSPSGGEIEVDGQRILVPHRAAGRAASIALAGLAMVPGGDSVTVAVRAGDDPLDA; from the coding sequence ATGACAACCACCTTCACCGCCGAGCCGATGCTCACCGTCGACGACCTCGTTCGCGTCTGGGGCGTGACCGACGAGTCAATCCGGGCGCTGATCAGCTCGGGAAAGCTTCGCGCACACCGTGTCGGCCGGCTCATTCGGATCCGTCCAGAGGACGCGGAAACGTACTTGGAAAGCACCGCAACGGTTCCCGCAGCTGTGACGGTTACGGTGACCGCGGCGGGGCTGGGTAGCTCCCACGGAGCCGTCACGATCGCCGGTAAAACGGTGGCCGGAGACACTTCTGCGCTCACCGAAGCGCTGTGGAATGTGTCGCCTTCTGGCGGCGAGATCGAGGTCGACGGCCAACGGATTCTGGTCCCGCACCGGGCCGCTGGACGGGCCGCCAGCATCGCCCTTGCAGGGCTGGCAATGGTCCCCGGGGGTGACAGCGTCACTGTCGCAGTGCGGGCTGGCGACGACCCTCTCGACGCCTAA
- a CDS encoding DUF2637 domain-containing protein, which yields MTFRKWFMWVLLGSTAASLAGNIAAATLLPHGGAALPTAVVIAVASVAPLALPVAVHSVPVAARAAGGVRAVVVVSVAVVSLAAFAMSFDALAQLAHAAGHSGWVGALLPVTLDVLAAASAVALVLDPAVATVAAPVADGHDVAAPPTDPAAEPVTGAVAAARTSAGLHLVAGPGDRDMDGSDQLDGTPMTSADVHIGRAQELVAAGVVKAPAPTVAAALAGLADGGSLRAVAASTGLHRTSVSRLAAAAEEAVSAG from the coding sequence ATGACCTTCAGAAAGTGGTTCATGTGGGTGCTGCTGGGCAGCACCGCGGCTAGCCTGGCCGGCAACATCGCGGCTGCGACGCTGCTTCCTCACGGCGGTGCCGCACTGCCTACAGCGGTGGTGATAGCCGTGGCATCCGTTGCCCCTCTCGCCCTTCCCGTTGCTGTTCACTCGGTGCCGGTAGCGGCTAGAGCAGCTGGCGGAGTGCGAGCTGTAGTGGTGGTGTCGGTCGCGGTGGTGTCGTTGGCGGCGTTCGCGATGAGCTTCGACGCGCTTGCCCAACTGGCCCACGCCGCTGGGCATAGTGGCTGGGTCGGCGCCCTGCTGCCGGTGACGCTGGATGTGCTGGCCGCCGCCAGCGCGGTCGCCCTGGTGTTGGACCCCGCGGTGGCCACTGTGGCCGCCCCGGTCGCCGACGGCCACGATGTGGCCGCTCCCCCGACCGACCCGGCCGCCGAGCCGGTCACCGGCGCGGTCGCCGCTGCACGTACGAGTGCGGGGCTGCACCTCGTTGCCGGTCCCGGTGACCGCGACATGGACGGCAGCGACCAGCTGGACGGCACGCCCATGACCAGCGCTGACGTCCACATCGGTCGGGCGCAAGAGCTGGTGGCGGCCGGGGTGGTGAAGGCGCCGGCACCCACGGTCGCTGCGGCACTGGCCGGGCTGGCCGACGGCGGCAGCTTGCGGGCTGTCGCGGCGTCCACGGGGCTGCATCGGACATCAGTTAGTCGACTGGCGGCGGCCGCCGAGGAGGCGGTGTCGGCCGGGTGA
- a CDS encoding helix-turn-helix domain-containing protein — MTPIPGPEPVPEPRAAVLDRGRGLGLDDVAAAIGKSVKTARRLALSGEIPAYRIGLKITIFEADLNDFIDSRRILGGAA; from the coding sequence ATGACCCCCATCCCTGGCCCCGAGCCGGTACCGGAACCGCGAGCCGCGGTGCTCGACCGAGGCCGCGGACTCGGCCTCGACGACGTCGCCGCGGCCATCGGGAAGTCCGTCAAAACGGCGCGGAGATTGGCACTGTCGGGTGAAATTCCGGCGTACAGAATCGGCTTGAAAATCACGATTTTTGAAGCAGATCTCAACGACTTCATTGACAGTCGCCGGATCCTCGGAGGTGCAGCGTGA
- a CDS encoding helix-turn-helix domain-containing protein — protein MKQQQSKIDLSALTVGGIEPSYVTLEVAAQLMGVSHWTVRRWISAGHLPARKLPSGGLRVAVVDLEAVGEPVAPARRRR, from the coding sequence ATGAAGCAACAGCAGTCCAAGATCGATCTCAGCGCCCTGACCGTCGGCGGAATCGAGCCGAGCTACGTCACGCTCGAAGTCGCCGCCCAGCTCATGGGTGTGAGCCACTGGACGGTGCGGAGGTGGATCAGCGCAGGCCACCTTCCCGCGCGGAAACTTCCCTCCGGCGGGCTGCGGGTGGCGGTGGTGGATCTTGAAGCCGTGGGAGAGCCCGTGGCACCGGCTCGGCGGCGCCGGTAA
- a CDS encoding PH domain-containing protein, translating to MSDTQRSEQWQRLSPRMLLVHPLHEVLRELPLLIAVVVFGSATDNRPWVLAVVSVIAVVGVTRWFTTTYRIEPDPEAGRVQLRSGLLRRKVLSVPRNRIRSVETDARLLHRMLGLTVLRVSTGQHAAADSAFELNAVESSEVPRLRATLLSHTGQTVQAAIGSTPAPATVLARWRPSWLRYSPLSLSGLVMVGAAVGALYQSGVWAALEDSPVSRSWLEAAEQVGVQQSLTLIAALLVVVSMLLAVLRSLVTYGNLVLSRSSGAGGDVLALNYGLLRVREHNYDMRRLRGGTLRRPLLVRLFGGARLDAAMTGVNGEGESSILLPPCPRATAEGVLTGLVADPVVVTGPLRKHGPAATRRRWTRALLLPVAAGAGLAIATAFVELPQWCWPACAAVTLGAALLAVDRARALGHRVDARWLTARTGSWEQRRYCIETAGIVGWTVRQSWFQRRAGVATLIAATAAGVKAYRVIDVPAEWAWSVAAQASPWVAHSAWTRQG from the coding sequence ATGAGCGACACGCAACGCTCTGAACAGTGGCAACGGCTCAGTCCCCGGATGCTGCTGGTGCATCCGCTGCACGAAGTGCTGCGCGAACTGCCGCTGCTGATCGCGGTGGTGGTGTTCGGTTCCGCGACCGACAACCGGCCCTGGGTGCTGGCGGTGGTGTCGGTGATCGCCGTGGTGGGTGTGACGCGCTGGTTCACCACCACCTACCGCATCGAGCCCGACCCCGAGGCCGGCCGGGTCCAACTGCGCTCCGGGCTATTGCGCCGCAAGGTGCTCTCGGTGCCTCGCAACCGGATTCGCTCGGTGGAGACCGACGCCCGGCTGTTGCATCGGATGCTGGGACTGACGGTGTTGCGAGTCAGCACGGGTCAGCATGCCGCCGCGGATAGCGCCTTCGAGCTCAACGCGGTCGAGAGCAGTGAGGTCCCTCGACTACGCGCGACGTTGCTGTCCCACACCGGACAAACCGTGCAGGCTGCGATCGGATCGACTCCCGCCCCAGCGACGGTCCTGGCGCGGTGGCGGCCGTCGTGGTTGCGCTACAGCCCGCTGAGCCTGTCCGGGCTGGTGATGGTCGGGGCCGCGGTGGGTGCGCTCTACCAGAGCGGAGTCTGGGCGGCGCTGGAGGATTCCCCGGTGAGCCGATCCTGGCTGGAGGCTGCTGAACAGGTCGGTGTCCAGCAGAGCCTGACGCTGATCGCTGCCCTGCTGGTGGTGGTCTCCATGCTGTTGGCGGTGCTGCGCTCGCTGGTGACTTACGGAAATCTGGTGTTGTCCCGCAGCTCTGGGGCGGGCGGTGACGTCTTGGCGTTGAATTACGGCCTGCTGCGGGTGCGCGAACACAACTACGACATGCGCCGGTTGCGCGGCGGAACGCTGCGCCGACCGCTGCTGGTGCGGTTGTTCGGCGGCGCGCGGCTGGACGCGGCGATGACCGGCGTCAACGGGGAAGGCGAGTCGTCGATCCTGCTGCCACCCTGCCCGCGTGCCACCGCCGAGGGCGTCTTGACCGGGCTGGTCGCCGACCCCGTGGTGGTCACCGGCCCGCTGCGCAAGCACGGCCCGGCGGCGACCCGCCGACGCTGGACTCGGGCGCTGCTGCTGCCGGTGGCCGCCGGGGCCGGGCTGGCGATCGCGACGGCGTTCGTTGAACTACCGCAGTGGTGCTGGCCGGCCTGCGCGGCGGTGACCCTGGGCGCGGCGCTGCTGGCCGTCGACCGGGCGCGCGCCCTGGGGCATCGCGTCGACGCGCGCTGGCTGACGGCCCGCACCGGCAGTTGGGAGCAGCGCCGCTACTGCATTGAAACGGCGGGCATCGTCGGCTGGACGGTGCGCCAGAGCTGGTTTCAGCGCCGCGCCGGGGTGGCCACCCTGATCGCGGCCACCGCCGCGGGAGTCAAGGCGTACCGGGTGATCGACGTGCCGGCCGAGTGGGCCTGGTCGGTGGCCGCACAGGCATCGCCGTGGGTGGCGCACAGCGCCTGGACTCGACAGGGCTGA
- a CDS encoding DEAD/DEAH box helicase: MRAEAAPSTRALRGWQRRALVRYLTAKPRDFLMVATPGAGKTTFALRIVAELLADRTVERITIVVPTEHLKVQWASAAASHGIALDPRFSNSDSQTSSEYHGVVVTYAQVASHPSRHRVRTEAAKTLVIFDEIHHGGDAKSWGDGIREAFDDATRRLALTGTPFRSDDSPIPFVNYEPDGAGHLRSVADDSYGYTDALADGVVRPVMFMAYSGEARWRDSAGEEHAARLGEPLTAEHTARAWRTALDPAGEWMPAVITAAHTRLRQLREGGMADAGGMIIATDQKAARAYAVLLKRHTGEEPTVVLSDDPTASDKIAQFSAATTPWLVAVRMVSEGVDVPRLAVGVYATSASTPLFFAQAIGRFVRSRRPGETASIFLPSVPSLLGLASELEQQRNHVLGKPHRESERDEFAEAERRRDEPSEMENKFESLGADAELDQVIFDGASFGTATPAGSEEEADYLGIPGLLDADQMRDLLRRRQEEQLDRRSKAVNDGGIPVPVTTHGQLRELRHELNALVSAAHHRLGKPHGWIHNELRRRCGGPPVAAATSDQLRARIVAIRQLNRES; this comes from the coding sequence GTGCGGGCTGAAGCAGCGCCCAGCACCCGGGCTTTGCGGGGCTGGCAACGCCGGGCTCTGGTGCGCTATCTGACCGCCAAGCCGCGAGATTTCCTGATGGTGGCGACCCCTGGCGCCGGTAAGACGACGTTCGCGCTGCGGATCGTCGCTGAGCTGTTGGCCGACCGCACCGTCGAGCGAATCACCATCGTGGTGCCCACCGAACACCTCAAGGTGCAGTGGGCCTCGGCCGCGGCCTCCCACGGCATCGCGCTGGATCCGCGGTTTTCCAACTCCGACTCGCAGACCAGCTCGGAATACCACGGCGTCGTCGTCACCTATGCGCAGGTCGCCAGCCACCCCAGCCGGCACCGAGTGCGTACCGAGGCCGCGAAAACCCTGGTGATCTTCGACGAGATCCACCACGGCGGCGACGCCAAAAGCTGGGGCGACGGCATTCGCGAGGCATTCGACGACGCCACCCGCCGGCTGGCGCTGACCGGAACCCCGTTCCGCAGCGACGACAGCCCCATCCCCTTCGTCAACTACGAGCCCGACGGCGCCGGCCACCTGCGCTCGGTGGCCGACGACAGCTACGGCTACACCGACGCGCTGGCCGACGGCGTGGTGCGCCCGGTGATGTTCATGGCCTACTCGGGCGAGGCCCGCTGGCGCGACAGCGCCGGCGAGGAGCATGCGGCCCGACTCGGCGAGCCGTTGACCGCCGAGCACACCGCCCGGGCGTGGCGGACCGCGCTGGACCCGGCCGGGGAGTGGATGCCGGCGGTGATCACCGCCGCGCACACCCGGCTGCGCCAGCTGCGCGAGGGCGGCATGGCCGATGCCGGCGGCATGATCATCGCCACCGACCAGAAGGCGGCGCGCGCCTACGCGGTGCTGCTCAAACGGCACACCGGCGAGGAACCCACCGTGGTGCTCTCCGACGACCCGACGGCGTCGGACAAGATCGCCCAGTTCTCCGCGGCCACCACCCCCTGGCTGGTGGCGGTGCGGATGGTGTCCGAAGGTGTCGACGTGCCGCGGCTGGCCGTTGGGGTCTACGCCACCAGTGCCTCTACCCCGTTGTTCTTCGCGCAGGCGATCGGACGGTTCGTGCGGTCCCGGCGGCCCGGCGAGACCGCCAGCATCTTCTTGCCGTCGGTGCCGTCGCTGCTGGGTCTGGCCAGCGAGCTGGAGCAGCAGCGCAACCACGTGTTGGGCAAGCCGCACCGGGAATCCGAACGCGACGAGTTCGCCGAGGCCGAGCGCCGGCGCGACGAGCCGTCGGAGATGGAGAACAAGTTCGAGTCGTTGGGGGCCGACGCCGAACTGGACCAGGTGATCTTCGACGGGGCCTCCTTCGGTACCGCGACCCCGGCCGGCAGCGAGGAAGAGGCCGACTACCTCGGCATCCCCGGGCTGCTCGACGCCGACCAGATGCGGGATTTGTTGCGGCGCAGGCAGGAAGAGCAGCTGGACCGGCGGTCCAAAGCGGTCAACGACGGCGGGATTCCAGTGCCGGTGACCACCCACGGGCAGCTGCGTGAACTGCGTCATGAACTCAACGCACTGGTGTCGGCGGCCCATCATCGCCTCGGCAAGCCACACGGCTGGATTCACAACGAACTGCGCCGGCGATGCGGCGGCCCCCCGGTGGCGGCCGCGACCTCGGATCAGCTGCGGGCGCGGATCGTCGCCATTCGGCAGCTCAACCGCGAGTCGTAG
- a CDS encoding M24 family metallopeptidase, with protein sequence MSTPREPESVRVERLRDAQAKAVALFDEIERRGMVRPGVGERQLSDEIRDLAADMFGVTRHWHRRVVRAGENSLLPFHADPPDRVMADDDIAYLDLGPIFEEWEADFGRTFVLGEDPDKLALRDALPGVWSAGRAFFEAHADITGAQLFDHVVGLAQEAGFEFGAPIAGHLLGEFPHKKISGDDARFYVAPGSDEPMRRTDPTGRVCHWILEVHLVNRARGFGGFYEQLLDVA encoded by the coding sequence GTGTCCACCCCGCGCGAGCCGGAATCCGTCCGTGTCGAGCGGCTCCGCGATGCGCAGGCCAAGGCCGTCGCGCTGTTCGACGAGATCGAGCGCCGCGGCATGGTCCGCCCCGGGGTCGGCGAGCGGCAGCTCTCCGATGAGATCCGGGACCTGGCTGCCGACATGTTCGGGGTGACGCGGCACTGGCATCGGCGGGTGGTGCGGGCGGGGGAGAACAGCCTGCTGCCGTTTCACGCCGACCCGCCCGACCGCGTCATGGCCGACGACGACATCGCCTACCTCGACCTGGGGCCGATCTTCGAGGAGTGGGAGGCTGACTTCGGTCGCACCTTCGTGCTCGGCGAGGACCCGGACAAGCTGGCGCTGCGCGACGCGCTACCTGGGGTATGGAGCGCGGGCCGCGCCTTCTTCGAGGCACACGCCGACATCACCGGCGCCCAGCTGTTCGACCATGTCGTCGGCCTGGCCCAGGAAGCGGGTTTCGAGTTCGGCGCTCCCATCGCCGGGCACCTGCTCGGGGAGTTTCCGCACAAGAAGATCTCCGGTGACGACGCCCGGTTCTACGTGGCACCCGGATCCGACGAGCCGATGCGCCGGACCGACCCCACCGGCCGGGTGTGTCATTGGATCCTGGAGGTGCACCTGGTGAACCGGGCCCGCGGGTTCGGCGGCTTCTACGAGCAGTTGCTCGACGTGGCGTAA
- a CDS encoding SDR family NAD(P)-dependent oxidoreductase has product MAKWTTADIPDQSGRVAVITGANTGLGYETAFALAAKGAHVVLAVRDLDKGEDAAALISKRSPGASVALQELDLTSLDSVRTAAAQLRADHDRIDLLINNAGVMWTPKATTEDGFELQFGTNHLGHFAFTGLLLDRLLPVPGSRVVTVSSIGHRIRADIHFDDLQWERSYSRVAAYGQAKLANLLFTYELQRRLAAHATTIATAAHPGGSRTELTRNLPPLLARITPLIEPLFQGADMGALPTLRAATDPGVRGGQYYGPDGWGQQRGYPKVVESSSKSHDVDVQQRLWTVSEELTGVSYPIS; this is encoded by the coding sequence GTGGCCAAATGGACAACCGCCGACATCCCCGATCAGTCCGGTCGGGTCGCCGTGATCACCGGAGCCAACACCGGCCTCGGCTACGAAACCGCCTTCGCGCTCGCCGCCAAGGGCGCCCACGTGGTGCTGGCCGTGCGCGATCTCGACAAGGGCGAGGACGCCGCGGCCCTGATCAGCAAGCGCAGCCCCGGAGCCAGCGTGGCGCTGCAGGAACTCGACCTGACGTCACTGGACTCCGTCCGCACCGCCGCCGCACAGTTGCGCGCCGACCACGACCGCATCGACCTGCTGATCAACAACGCCGGGGTGATGTGGACGCCGAAGGCGACCACCGAGGACGGCTTCGAGCTCCAGTTCGGAACCAACCACCTGGGCCACTTCGCCTTCACCGGGCTGCTGCTGGATCGGCTGCTGCCGGTCCCCGGCTCCCGGGTCGTGACGGTCAGCAGCATCGGTCATCGCATCCGCGCCGACATCCACTTCGACGACCTCCAGTGGGAGCGGAGCTACAGCCGGGTGGCAGCGTACGGGCAGGCCAAGCTCGCCAATCTGCTGTTCACCTACGAACTGCAGCGGCGCCTAGCCGCGCACGCCACGACAATCGCGACAGCCGCGCACCCCGGAGGCTCCCGCACCGAGCTGACCCGCAACCTGCCCCCACTGCTCGCGCGGATCACACCGCTGATCGAGCCCCTGTTCCAGGGAGCCGACATGGGCGCCCTGCCGACGCTGCGTGCCGCCACCGATCCCGGTGTGCGTGGCGGGCAGTACTACGGCCCTGATGGCTGGGGTCAGCAGCGCGGGTACCCCAAGGTGGTCGAGTCGAGCAGCAAGTCACACGACGTCGACGTTCAACAACGCCTCTGGACCGTCTCCGAAGAGCTGACCGGGGTGAGCTACCCGATCAGCTGA
- a CDS encoding TetR/AcrR family transcriptional regulator — MAEQARPLRADAARNRARVLEVAYETFAAEGLSVPIDEIARRAGVGAGTIYRHFPTKEELFQAVVKDHIRRLVDGGYALLESDGPGEALFSFLRSMVRWGAKDRGVVEALAGLGIDVGQEAEGAFLALLGELLRSAQDAGTARRDIGAREVKSLLVGCQAMESYNPESAERVTGVVIDGLRAVR; from the coding sequence GTGGCTGAGCAGGCACGTCCGTTGCGCGCCGACGCGGCGCGCAACCGTGCGCGGGTACTGGAAGTCGCCTACGAGACCTTCGCGGCCGAGGGTCTGTCGGTGCCGATCGATGAGATCGCCCGGCGCGCCGGAGTCGGGGCCGGGACCATCTATCGACACTTTCCGACCAAGGAAGAGCTGTTCCAAGCGGTGGTCAAGGACCACATCCGACGCCTCGTCGATGGGGGCTACGCCCTGCTTGAATCAGACGGCCCCGGTGAAGCGCTCTTCAGCTTTCTGCGCTCGATGGTGCGGTGGGGCGCGAAGGATCGCGGTGTGGTCGAGGCGCTCGCCGGGCTTGGCATCGACGTCGGGCAGGAGGCTGAGGGGGCGTTTCTTGCGCTACTTGGGGAGCTGCTGCGGTCCGCGCAAGATGCGGGTACGGCACGTCGCGACATCGGCGCGCGCGAAGTGAAGTCGCTCCTGGTCGGATGCCAGGCGATGGAGTCCTACAACCCTGAGTCGGCCGAACGGGTGACCGGCGTCGTTATCGACGGTTTACGCGCTGTGCGATAG